A section of the Salmo trutta chromosome 4, fSalTru1.1, whole genome shotgun sequence genome encodes:
- the sparcl1 gene encoding SPARC-like protein 1 — translation MKNRLLFLCLLASAFAVSVKGKPHDKHQALSKSSHTAKEKDIVPDEANEGEVLPTFMTFESSSQEQEDEDMSYEDNANVNLGPSNEEGVFEVSDSGERSTPVLLSDKALVDLLQGESEEEEVEDEEEEEEEEGKIESEETQSEEEEGEEEEEVDVEAEKEAEKVEAMADEEESVEDEETGEEEEEPVVGDRGVKQEAEVEETYSNTEPEIPEDLDYAGDSDNTQPLETELEEGKPLAEDAQLLLNKEEEAKVEEKEEQVSKEDEIPTATDDYESQQDIQDTEASESQEVLGQYKLPEGSKDQEKGSKDDSQEKGNNKKDGDTDAELQETKNSVDLDGTRLAVEGGEEKEEKNLNESASHTLGKARKQRKNQRVRKHPPQRDEAPPGEGVPDHQGDEGEKEHYRTTDNAVYKPKRRRAGKWAPLVGMNPVQIRATVDLYPSARPSLAASLYKPQASAADPCENFRCKRGKTCKLNEEKKPMCVCQEPSACPQSVTDYDHVCGTNNVTYDTSCELFATKCNLEGSKRGHRLHLDYTGPCKFIAPCMNGELVQFPLRMRDWLKNVLLQLYEHDSMYPGFLTPKQRIRVRKIHESERRLHAGDHPIELLAQDFEKNYNMYIYPVHWQFAQMDQHPSDRFLSHSELAPLRVPLVPMEHCTSRFFQECDADKDKQVSFREWAHCFGIKDEDMDVNLLF, via the exons ATGAAGAACCGTTTACTGTTCCTTTGCCTATTGGCCTCAGCATTTGCTGTGTCT GTCAAAGGCAAACCTCACGACAAACATCAAGCTTTATCCAAGTCCTCACACACAGCTAAAGAGAAG GACATTGTTCCAGATGAGGCCAATGAGGGGGAGGTCTTGCCGACTTTCATGACCTTTGAGTCTAGCAGTCAGGAGCAGGAAGACGAGGACATGAGCTACGAGGACAATGCTAATGTTAATCTGGGTCCCTCCAATGAGGAAGGGGTGTTCGAGGTGTCTGACAGTGGTGAGAGGAGCACACCTGTCCTGCTGAGCGATAAGGCACTGGTGGACCTCCTTCAGGGGGAGTCAGAGGAAGAAGAGGTggaagacgaggaggaggaagaagaggaggagggaaagatcGAGTCTGAGGAGACACAgtctgaagaggaggagggagaagaa gaggaggaggtggatgtggaggcagagaaagaggcagaAAAGGTGGAGGCGATGGCGGATGAGGAGGAGTCAGTTGAGGATGAGGAgacgggagaggaagaggaggaacctGTGGTCGGGGACCGAGGAGTAAAGCAAGAGGCTGAAGTCGAAGAGACGTACAGCAACACCGAGCCGGAGATTCCAGAGGATCTGGACTACGCAGGCGATAGTGACAACACACAGCCCCTGGAAACCGAGCTTGAGGAAGGGAAACCCCTCGCCGAAGATGCCCAGCTCCTCTTAAATAAGGAAGAGGAGGCAAAGGTGGAGGAGAAAGAAGAACAAGTTAGCAAGGAAGACGAAATCCCCACTGCCACTGATGACTATGAGTCCCAGCAGGACATACAAGACACCGAGGCCTCTGAGAGCCAGGAAGTGCTCGGCCAGTACAAACTCCCTGAGGGAAGCAAGGACCAGGAGAAAGGTTCCAAGGACGATTCCCAAGAAAAGGGGAACAATAAAAAAGACGGAGACACGGACGCTGAACTCCAAGAGACAAAGAACAGTGTGGATCTTGATGGGACACGTCTTGCTGTagaagggggagaagagaaggaggagaagaactTAAACGAGAGCGCCAGTCACACCCTAGGCAAAGCTAGGAAGCAGAGGAAGAACCAGAGGGTGAGGAAGCACCCCCCACAGAGGGATGAGGCACCGCCAGGAGAGGGAGTCCCAGACCACcagggggatgagggggagaaGGAGCACTACCGCACCACTGACAATGCTGTCTACAAGCCCAAGCGGAGAAGAGCAGGGAAATGG GCTCCTCTGGTGGGAATGAACCCGGTCCAGATCAGGGCGACAGTGGACCTCTACCCCAGCGCCAGGCCCTCTTTGGCGGCAAGCCTATACAAACCCCAAGCCTCCGCTGCCG ACCCTTGTGAGAACTTCCGTTGTAAACGTGGAAAGACCTGCAAACTCAACGAGGAGAAGAAGCCTATGTGCGTGTGTCAGGAGCCTTCTGCCTGCCCACAGAGTGTCACTGACTATGACCAT GTATGTGGAACTAACAATGTCACCTACGACACATCCTGTGAGCTCTTTGCCACTAAGTGCAACCTGGAAGGCAGCAAAAGAGGCCATAGACTTCACCTGGACTACACTGGACCCTGCAAAT TCATAGCACCGTGTATGAATGGCGAACTGGTCCAGTTTCCTCTGCGTATGCGCGACTGGCTGAAGAACGTCTTGCTGCAGCTCTATGAACATGACTCCATGTACCCTGGCTTCCTCACCCCCAAGCAACGCATCAGA GTGAGAAAGATCCACGAGAGTGAGAGGCGCCTCCATGCCGGCGACCACCCCATTGAGTTGCTGGCCCAGGACTTCGAGAAGAACTACAACATGTACATCTATCCCGTGCACTGGCAGTTCGCTCAGATGGACCAGCACCCTTCTGACAG GTTCCTGTCCCACTCTGAGCTGGCCCCCCTGAGGGTCCCGTTGGTCCCCATGGAGCATTGTACCTCCCGCTTCTTCCAGGAGTGTGATGCAGATAAAGACAAACAGGTGTCCTTCAGGGAGTGGGCCCACTGCTTCGGCATCAAGGATG AGGACATGGATGTCAACCTGCTCTTCTGA
- the LOC115191515 gene encoding uncharacterized protein LOC115191515 — MFCMLWIIFQTMALLVEAGGQSSGSGEAGGGNGGVVNGGMVGNAVKPGVMNGLVLNGQPFLAQVIPVGGSLLIQQPGALGQAAMPQLVPIGALQQGGALPVGQAGAANGVPLQQGQLPQLANRVVPLFAVLPQANGIGGPQAPMLMQIIPVGGGNNLPQPAAGGKARKARVKHSVPFHGMPTSTRTDTPLTKVIAGEVEESSGSDTSEC, encoded by the exons ATGTTTTGTATGCTGTGGATCATCTTTCAGACAATGGCTCTCCTG GTGGAAGCTGGAGGACAGTCTTCAGGTAGTGGTGAG GCTGGTGGTGGCAATGGAGGAGTTGTGAATGGAGGCATGGTCGGTAACGCTGTAAAACCAGGGGTTATGAATGGGCTTGTCTTAAATGGGCAACCCTTTCTGGCACAG GTGATACCAGTTGGTGGATCATTACTTATTCAACAACCGGGTGCACTTGGTCAGGCCGCCATGCCCCAGCTGGTCCCCATTGGTGCACTTCAGCAGGGTGGGGCACTTCCTGTAGGACAGGCGGGAGCAGCCAATGGAGTGCCACTACAACAAGGACAGCTTCCTCAACTAGCCAATAGG GTTGTACCATTATTTGCAGTTCTGCCACAGGCAAATGGCATCGGAGGCCCCCAGGCCCCAATGTTGATGCAG ATTATTCCTGTGGGTGGAGGAAACAACCTGCCGCAGCCAGCGGCTGGAGGGAAGGCAAGAAAAGCTAGAGTCAAG CATTCAGTCCCTTTTCATGGAATGCCCACATCAACAAGAACAGATACTCCACTG